Proteins from one Brevibacillus humidisoli genomic window:
- the radC gene encoding RadC family protein, with product MEAITCNKSQMKNVPLYERPRERLLRQGTAPLSDAELLAILLRTGYQRETCYQLAQRILSAFGSLYGIAQASHQELVKIKGIGPVKAVELHAAFELGRRLAKSDRKEGTPIRLPRDVAQLMMPEMRHLTQEHFVCLYLNTKNQVISKQTIFVGSLDVSIVHPREVFREAIRRSSASVICLHNHPSGDPTPSREDIAVTRTLREVGELIGITLLDHVIIGDGSFVSLKEQGHL from the coding sequence ATGGAAGCGATCACCTGTAACAAAAGTCAGATGAAAAACGTCCCATTATATGAACGCCCGCGTGAACGATTGTTGAGGCAGGGGACAGCCCCGCTGTCTGATGCGGAACTGCTCGCTATTCTGCTGCGCACCGGTTATCAGCGGGAGACATGCTACCAGCTGGCGCAGCGTATTTTGAGCGCATTTGGCAGCTTATACGGGATTGCGCAGGCTTCTCATCAAGAACTGGTAAAAATAAAAGGAATTGGCCCGGTTAAAGCGGTGGAGTTGCATGCTGCATTTGAACTGGGGCGTCGACTGGCGAAAAGCGACCGGAAAGAAGGGACTCCTATCCGCCTGCCGCGTGATGTGGCTCAGTTGATGATGCCTGAGATGCGGCATTTGACACAGGAACATTTTGTTTGTCTCTATTTGAACACAAAGAATCAGGTGATCAGTAAACAGACGATTTTCGTCGGCAGCCTCGACGTTTCTATCGTACATCCACGGGAAGTGTTTCGGGAAGCGATCAGACGCAGCAGTGCTTCCGTTATATGCCTACATAACCATCCCAGCGGCGATCCCACGCCCAGCCGGGAGGACATTGCGGTGACACGGACACTGCGTGAAGTTGGCGAATTGATTGGTATTACCTTGCTTGATCACGTGATTATCGGTGACGGGAGCTTCGTCAGCCTGAAAGAACAGGGACATTTGTGA
- a CDS encoding Maf family protein, protein MQSTITLTLASASPRRRELLSSLGLPFQVQESHVDEQISTDLAPETIVETLSLGKAQAVAGKVGSGLVIGSDTIVVLDGEVLGKPRDEADALRMLSSLQGEEHTVYTGVAVIDAGSGRTELAHSATKVKMRPLTEREIRAYIATGEPMDKAGSYAIQGIGATIVERIAGDYFTVVGLPLHLTSQLLSRFGVSVLK, encoded by the coding sequence ATGCAGAGTACCATTACTTTGACCTTGGCGTCAGCTTCACCACGTCGTAGAGAGCTGCTGTCATCATTGGGCCTGCCATTTCAGGTGCAGGAAAGCCATGTGGATGAGCAGATTTCGACGGACCTCGCACCAGAGACGATCGTAGAGACGCTGTCGCTGGGAAAGGCGCAGGCAGTTGCCGGGAAAGTCGGATCAGGACTTGTGATCGGCTCGGATACGATTGTCGTACTGGACGGGGAAGTGCTCGGAAAACCGCGGGACGAAGCAGATGCGCTGCGCATGCTGTCTTCTCTGCAAGGCGAGGAGCACACGGTCTATACAGGTGTTGCTGTTATCGACGCCGGATCGGGGCGGACAGAGTTGGCCCACAGTGCGACAAAAGTAAAAATGCGCCCGCTGACAGAGCGGGAGATCAGGGCCTACATCGCAACTGGCGAACCGATGGACAAAGCCGGCTCTTATGCCATTCAGGGGATTGGTGCCACGATTGTGGAACGGATTGCAGGCGACTATTTTACTGTTGTTGGTCTTCCTCTTCACCTCACGTCGCAACTTCTCTCACGGTTTGGAGTTTCTGTATTGAAGTGA
- a CDS encoding DUF4321 domain-containing protein, which yields MRGKETVILVIILIGGLLFGSIIGEVLSPWLPFLQASETITWSPAADLEILKYNLHFEVKLNLASIGGLALAFWIFRKIY from the coding sequence ATGAGGGGAAAAGAGACAGTCATACTCGTCATCATACTGATAGGCGGTCTGCTGTTTGGCAGCATCATTGGGGAAGTGTTGTCGCCATGGCTGCCGTTTTTACAAGCGTCGGAAACCATCACATGGTCTCCCGCGGCGGATTTGGAGATTTTGAAGTACAATCTTCACTTTGAGGTAAAACTAAATCTAGCCAGCATTGGGGGGCTTGCCCTCGCCTTCTGGATTTTTCGCAAAATCTACTAG
- a CDS encoding SPOR domain-containing protein → MEQKKHRISIRLNGTQLDGQEKTTGQTGSVGRPHEQRQELPFPFAEEATGGAMVPPATGEQLNRDDTLQTEQGESSVGPGISEATERLSQLRSTRIAEDVNAGHNERNERPTWDNGSGWGVEWSDQELEHGLLTGRISKKSQFGGGRFFDQRNWAKMLIASASAVAIGLCFGFIVLSIFSDDKLSQSYRYVLDGTMQTLTAAPEDGQAEQAEANQMDAAGEKPDEAPVSQEGAGEPLQLPELHAFMAQVGAFQDAASAEIAMESLEKQGYPQLLYAQDGQHYLFVAAAPSRDEILGIASVLKEKAIDVYVKEVTFPGFSGQLDIPEKKTAEDPAVLEEQSLQSFFSTGAQLVDLLTEWSAQRLTQPGAASSAGEEETKLKELHLRFLEQNRLLQPVLPEEWKAPITEMVSGLNQAMTAFSKANTANVQSYAWQVQDGVLLYIERYVSFLQKQQSQEEQSQQQPSQKQPSE, encoded by the coding sequence TTGGAGCAAAAAAAACATCGGATATCGATCAGGCTGAACGGAACGCAGTTGGATGGACAGGAAAAAACGACGGGACAGACGGGGAGTGTCGGGCGTCCACACGAACAACGGCAGGAACTCCCGTTTCCTTTTGCAGAGGAAGCGACAGGCGGGGCGATGGTGCCGCCAGCGACAGGAGAGCAGTTGAATCGTGACGACACACTACAAACGGAGCAGGGAGAGTCCTCTGTCGGGCCAGGGATATCGGAAGCAACCGAACGGCTGTCTCAACTACGCAGCACACGTATTGCGGAGGACGTCAATGCAGGACACAATGAACGGAACGAAAGGCCAACATGGGACAATGGCAGTGGCTGGGGTGTTGAATGGTCGGATCAGGAACTGGAGCATGGATTGCTGACAGGGCGGATCAGCAAGAAATCGCAGTTTGGCGGGGGGAGATTCTTCGATCAGCGGAACTGGGCCAAGATGTTGATTGCTTCTGCCAGCGCTGTCGCGATCGGACTCTGCTTTGGTTTTATCGTACTTAGTATTTTTTCAGATGACAAGCTGAGTCAATCGTACCGATATGTACTGGATGGGACGATGCAGACATTGACAGCTGCACCGGAGGATGGGCAGGCTGAGCAGGCGGAAGCGAACCAGATGGATGCAGCGGGAGAGAAGCCTGACGAGGCACCTGTTTCACAGGAGGGTGCAGGAGAACCGCTTCAACTGCCGGAACTGCACGCGTTTATGGCGCAGGTAGGGGCGTTTCAGGATGCGGCATCGGCGGAGATCGCGATGGAATCACTGGAAAAGCAGGGGTACCCGCAACTGCTGTATGCGCAGGACGGCCAGCATTACTTGTTTGTTGCTGCCGCACCATCCCGGGACGAGATTCTGGGGATCGCCAGCGTGCTCAAAGAAAAGGCGATCGATGTCTACGTGAAAGAAGTGACATTTCCCGGGTTTAGCGGACAGCTGGACATTCCAGAGAAAAAGACGGCAGAGGATCCAGCAGTCTTGGAGGAACAATCACTGCAGTCCTTTTTTTCCACAGGAGCCCAACTGGTTGATTTGTTAACGGAATGGTCGGCACAACGGTTGACACAGCCGGGAGCCGCCTCATCCGCCGGGGAGGAAGAGACGAAGCTGAAAGAACTGCACCTTCGTTTTCTCGAACAAAATCGTCTGCTCCAGCCCGTTCTTCCTGAGGAGTGGAAAGCACCGATCACAGAGATGGTTAGCGGTCTCAATCAGGCCATGACTGCTTTTAGTAAAGCTAATACTGCCAACGTCCAATCGTATGCCTGGCAGGTGCAAGACGGGGTGCTCCTCTACATCGAGAGGTATGTGAGTTTTTTGCAGAAGCAACAATCACAGGAGGAGCAGTCACAGCAGCAGCCATCACAAAAACAGCCATCAGAGTAA
- the murC gene encoding UDP-N-acetylmuramate--L-alanine ligase: MDQRQHVHFVGIGGYGMSAIARVLVDLGMKVTGSDVALSDLARKLQARGAQVMVGHDAAHIEGADLVVYSTSIPRENPEIAAAEAKGIPLLHRSQMLARILNERTGVAVAGAHGKTTTTSMIAHVLEECGVDPTYIIGGELMNAGTNAKAGKSEFVIAEADESDGSFLEYSPALAVVTNIEPDHLEHFDGDFDKLKQAYARFLSRIKPDGKAILCIDDAYNRELMTSLQQELITYGIDPEQCAVAEYRATEITCGDRKTTCLIWHKQECLGTLSLNVPGRHNVCNALAAIIVCLQAGVPFEQIAAALQTFRGAKRRFQIIGEVRDILVVDDYAHHPTEIIATLSGASASGRRVIAIFQPQRYTRTFFLMDEFSRAFAEANEVIITDIYSPAGEKKIDGVSAEVLVEKIRANSHPFAQYIPTKEEVQEHLLKQVRPGDLVLTMGAGDIWKAAYWLTEQLVAESAESNKA, encoded by the coding sequence GTGGACCAACGACAACATGTCCACTTCGTAGGTATCGGCGGTTATGGCATGAGTGCCATTGCCCGCGTCTTGGTCGACCTGGGCATGAAGGTGACCGGGTCTGACGTTGCACTTAGTGATCTAGCCAGAAAATTGCAAGCGCGGGGAGCACAGGTCATGGTCGGACATGATGCAGCGCATATCGAAGGCGCTGATCTCGTTGTGTACTCTACGAGCATTCCCAGAGAAAATCCGGAAATCGCTGCAGCAGAAGCCAAGGGAATCCCCCTATTGCACCGTTCGCAAATGCTGGCTCGGATCTTAAATGAACGAACGGGTGTCGCGGTTGCCGGTGCGCACGGCAAGACGACCACGACCTCGATGATTGCTCACGTCTTGGAAGAGTGTGGGGTTGATCCTACCTATATCATCGGTGGCGAACTGATGAACGCGGGGACCAATGCCAAGGCGGGAAAAAGTGAATTCGTGATTGCTGAAGCCGATGAGAGTGACGGTTCGTTCCTTGAATATTCTCCGGCGTTGGCGGTTGTAACCAATATCGAGCCGGATCATTTGGAGCATTTCGACGGTGATTTTGACAAGCTGAAGCAGGCGTACGCCCGCTTTCTAAGCCGGATCAAACCGGACGGGAAAGCGATCCTGTGCATAGACGACGCCTACAATCGTGAACTGATGACCAGTTTGCAGCAAGAACTGATCACCTATGGGATTGATCCGGAACAGTGTGCAGTGGCTGAATACCGGGCCACCGAGATCACGTGCGGCGACCGGAAAACGACTTGCTTGATCTGGCACAAACAAGAGTGTCTTGGTACCCTCTCGTTAAACGTGCCTGGACGGCATAACGTCTGTAACGCTCTCGCCGCGATCATCGTGTGCTTGCAAGCAGGGGTGCCGTTTGAGCAGATCGCGGCCGCACTACAGACCTTCCGTGGCGCAAAACGTCGCTTTCAAATCATCGGCGAAGTGCGCGACATCCTGGTGGTCGATGACTATGCTCATCATCCCACGGAGATTATCGCGACATTGAGCGGGGCCAGTGCTTCGGGGCGCCGTGTGATTGCCATCTTCCAACCGCAGCGCTACACACGCACGTTTTTTCTAATGGATGAGTTCAGCAGGGCATTTGCAGAAGCGAACGAAGTGATTATCACCGATATCTATTCTCCAGCAGGAGAGAAGAAGATTGACGGTGTAAGCGCTGAAGTGCTGGTTGAAAAAATACGCGCCAACAGTCACCCCTTTGCCCAGTACATCCCGACTAAGGAGGAAGTGCAGGAACACTTGCTAAAGCAGGTTCGTCCAGGCGATCTGGTGTTGACGATGGGGGCAGGAGACATCTGGAAGGCTGCGTATTGGCTGACGGAGCAGCTGGTCGCTGAATCAGCGGAATCAAATAAAGCCTAG
- a CDS encoding bifunctional folylpolyglutamate synthase/dihydrofolate synthase translates to MKCQPFAHYTEALEWIHGLLRFGQKPGLERMKWMLEVLHHPERHVPFVHIAGTNGKGSTCAFLTHMLIEAGYSVGSFTSPYLHDFRERICYNRQMIAEKDFLQLANQVKPLVEQCAESTPYGSPTEFEVVTLIAILYFATVRRPAVVVWETGLGGRLDSTNVVHPLVSVITNVGTDHTDVLGTKPEQIASEKAGIIKPGVPVVVGEMSDQAFAVVEEIARSKRSPVYRLGQQFEVRLQETSRSLDGMRFCFNSLLRRDGKEYGLRVLGDHQAVNAATALMTVDLLKEFYAFLLEEEEIERGLRQTRWPGRLEVVSRRPLFILDGAHNVEGMEALAKTMRQLVGAQPIELLFAALADKPLVDMVKAWKRCGPAVSRFYLTTFDFPRAASIEQLVDAFHAEYGPEQITVIDDWPSFIRSWLRAEEQREQVLLTCGSLYFISQVRAGLPTSVEEAGE, encoded by the coding sequence ATGAAGTGCCAACCCTTTGCTCACTATACAGAAGCGCTTGAGTGGATTCACGGATTACTGCGCTTCGGACAAAAGCCGGGGCTGGAGCGAATGAAGTGGATGCTGGAAGTACTTCATCATCCCGAGCGGCATGTGCCGTTTGTACACATTGCAGGTACCAATGGAAAAGGGTCAACGTGCGCCTTTTTGACACATATGCTGATAGAGGCGGGGTACAGTGTCGGCAGTTTTACCTCGCCGTATCTGCACGACTTTCGCGAGCGCATCTGTTACAATCGGCAGATGATCGCAGAGAAGGACTTTTTACAACTTGCCAACCAGGTAAAACCGCTTGTAGAGCAATGTGCCGAGTCGACGCCATACGGCTCGCCTACAGAGTTTGAAGTTGTCACCTTAATTGCGATTCTTTACTTTGCGACCGTTCGTCGCCCAGCTGTTGTGGTTTGGGAGACGGGTCTGGGCGGACGGCTCGACTCGACCAATGTCGTCCATCCGCTTGTTTCCGTGATTACCAATGTGGGCACGGACCACACAGATGTGCTGGGGACGAAGCCGGAGCAGATCGCAAGCGAAAAGGCAGGTATCATCAAGCCGGGGGTACCTGTGGTTGTGGGGGAGATGAGTGACCAAGCCTTCGCCGTTGTGGAGGAGATCGCGCGAAGCAAACGATCCCCTGTTTACCGGCTGGGACAACAGTTTGAAGTCAGGCTGCAGGAGACATCCCGCAGTCTGGATGGAATGCGTTTTTGCTTCAACAGTCTGCTGCGTCGAGATGGAAAAGAATACGGACTGCGGGTGTTGGGGGATCATCAAGCTGTCAACGCTGCTACAGCTTTGATGACTGTTGATCTGCTCAAAGAGTTTTACGCTTTTTTACTGGAGGAGGAGGAAATCGAACGAGGTCTGAGACAGACCCGTTGGCCGGGACGATTGGAAGTAGTCTCCAGACGACCGTTGTTTATCCTCGATGGTGCGCACAACGTCGAGGGTATGGAGGCCCTAGCCAAAACCATGCGTCAGCTTGTTGGGGCACAGCCCATTGAACTGCTGTTTGCAGCGCTGGCTGACAAACCACTTGTCGACATGGTGAAGGCTTGGAAGCGCTGCGGTCCAGCCGTTTCCCGGTTTTATCTGACGACCTTTGATTTTCCGCGTGCGGCATCCATCGAGCAGCTTGTCGATGCGTTTCATGCCGAGTACGGGCCAGAGCAGATAACGGTAATTGACGACTGGCCATCATTTATCCGTTCGTGGTTGAGAGCAGAGGAGCAGCGGGAACAGGTTCTCCTTACGTGTGGATCGCTGTACTTTATCTCTCAAGTTCGGGCGGGTTTACCGACATCCGTAGAAGAGGCAGGTGAATAG
- a CDS encoding valine--tRNA ligase, which produces MSMESVSNHQLPKNFDPKTAEKKWYTYWIEKQFFKAERDAKKQPFTIVIPPPNVTGKLHLGHALDTTLQDIITRTKRMQGYSTLFLPGMDHAGIATQARVEANLREEGISRHDLGREKFLEKVWEWKYIYADAIREQWEKLGLALDYSRERFTMDEGLSRAVREVFVRLYEKGLIYRGNRIINWDPAARTALSDIEVIYKEVKGALHHMRYPLADGSGYIEVATTRPETMLGDTAVAVHPEDERYKHLIGKTVILPIVGREIPIVADEYVDPEFGSGAVKITPAHDPNDFEIGLRHNLQQIIVMDETGTMNEHAGPYKGLDRFACRKQIIEDLTEQGVMFKIEEHVHQVGHSERSDAVVEPYLSTQWFVKMQPLADAALAHAAGEDSVKFVPERFKHTYLRWIENIRDWCISRQLWWGHRIPAWYCDDCGNEIVSRTDVTTCTSCGSHRLKQDEDVLDTWFSSALWPFSTLGWPEETEDMKYFYPTNVLVTGYDIIFFWVARMIFTGLEFTAQKPFEHVLIHGIIRDSEGRKMSKSLGNGVDPMEVIDKYGADALRFTLATGNSPGNDQRFYWEKVEANRNFANKIWNASRFALMNLEGFRYEDIDLGGSLSVPDKWILSRLQETIADVTRLIDAFEFGEAGRLLYNFVWDDLCDWYIEMAKLPLYGSDQQAKRTTQSVLVTVLDQTLRLLHPFMPYMTEEIWQALPHKGESITIAAWPNIDERHVYPEAKEEMNLLVEVIRSVRNVRAEVNVPMSKKIELLVKASDQNTLKRLKRGEEYLVRFCNPERLVIADAIDVPDKAMSAVVTGAELFFPLAGLIDLEQEVQRLEKELATLNGEVERIEKKLANQGFIAKAPAKVVEEEKAKLADYADKREKVLARLAELKA; this is translated from the coding sequence ATGTCAATGGAGTCTGTGTCAAACCATCAACTGCCGAAAAACTTCGATCCGAAGACGGCAGAAAAAAAATGGTATACGTACTGGATCGAAAAACAGTTTTTCAAAGCGGAGCGCGATGCCAAGAAGCAGCCGTTTACGATCGTCATCCCGCCACCGAACGTGACGGGGAAGCTGCATCTCGGCCATGCTTTGGATACGACCCTGCAGGATATTATTACCCGCACCAAGCGCATGCAGGGTTACAGTACGCTGTTTTTGCCTGGGATGGATCATGCCGGGATTGCTACTCAGGCACGGGTGGAGGCCAATCTGCGGGAAGAGGGCATCTCCCGGCACGATCTGGGCCGAGAAAAGTTTCTGGAAAAGGTATGGGAGTGGAAGTACATCTACGCCGATGCAATTCGTGAACAATGGGAAAAGTTGGGCCTGGCGCTTGATTACTCCCGCGAACGATTTACGATGGATGAAGGGCTCTCGCGCGCTGTTCGCGAGGTTTTTGTCCGATTGTATGAAAAAGGTTTGATATATCGCGGCAACCGGATCATTAACTGGGATCCGGCGGCACGCACCGCTCTCTCCGACATCGAAGTGATCTACAAGGAAGTGAAAGGCGCGCTTCATCACATGCGCTATCCGTTGGCAGACGGTTCCGGCTACATCGAGGTAGCGACGACTCGACCTGAGACGATGCTGGGAGATACGGCAGTCGCTGTACACCCGGAAGATGAACGCTACAAGCACCTGATTGGCAAGACGGTCATCCTGCCGATCGTCGGGCGGGAAATCCCGATTGTTGCTGACGAGTACGTCGACCCGGAGTTTGGTTCCGGTGCGGTCAAAATCACTCCGGCCCACGACCCTAACGATTTTGAGATTGGATTGCGGCACAACCTGCAGCAAATCATCGTAATGGACGAAACGGGAACGATGAACGAGCATGCCGGACCTTACAAGGGACTGGATCGGTTCGCCTGCCGAAAACAGATCATTGAGGACCTGACGGAGCAAGGGGTTATGTTTAAAATAGAAGAGCACGTCCATCAGGTGGGCCATAGTGAACGAAGCGATGCCGTAGTGGAACCGTACTTGTCCACACAGTGGTTCGTCAAAATGCAGCCTTTGGCTGATGCCGCATTGGCCCATGCAGCTGGTGAAGACAGTGTCAAGTTCGTGCCGGAACGCTTCAAGCATACGTATCTGCGATGGATCGAAAACATCCGCGACTGGTGCATCTCTCGGCAGCTTTGGTGGGGGCACCGCATTCCGGCCTGGTACTGTGACGACTGTGGGAATGAAATCGTCTCCCGTACCGATGTCACCACCTGCACAAGCTGCGGCAGTCATCGCCTGAAACAGGACGAGGACGTCTTGGACACTTGGTTTAGTTCAGCGCTGTGGCCGTTCTCTACGCTGGGCTGGCCTGAAGAAACGGAAGACATGAAGTACTTCTATCCAACAAACGTATTGGTAACCGGCTACGACATCATCTTTTTCTGGGTGGCGCGGATGATCTTCACTGGTTTGGAGTTTACCGCTCAAAAACCATTTGAGCACGTGCTGATTCACGGCATCATCCGCGACTCGGAGGGACGCAAGATGTCCAAGTCGCTCGGTAACGGTGTCGACCCGATGGAAGTCATCGACAAGTACGGGGCTGATGCGCTTCGATTCACGCTCGCGACTGGTAACTCGCCGGGTAATGATCAACGCTTTTATTGGGAGAAAGTAGAGGCTAACCGCAACTTTGCTAACAAGATCTGGAATGCCTCCCGCTTTGCTTTGATGAATCTGGAAGGCTTCCGATATGAGGATATCGATCTGGGCGGCAGTCTGTCCGTACCGGACAAATGGATCCTCAGCCGTCTGCAGGAAACCATCGCTGATGTGACCCGCTTGATCGATGCGTTTGAATTCGGTGAAGCCGGGCGGTTGTTGTACAACTTTGTCTGGGACGACCTGTGTGACTGGTACATCGAGATGGCCAAACTGCCGCTGTATGGAAGCGATCAGCAAGCGAAACGGACCACTCAATCGGTGCTGGTGACAGTACTGGACCAGACGCTCCGTCTGCTTCATCCGTTCATGCCGTATATGACGGAAGAGATCTGGCAGGCCCTGCCTCACAAAGGTGAGAGCATCACCATCGCTGCTTGGCCAAACATTGATGAACGTCATGTCTATCCGGAAGCGAAGGAAGAGATGAACCTGCTGGTGGAAGTGATCCGCAGTGTTCGCAACGTACGGGCAGAAGTAAATGTGCCGATGTCGAAGAAGATTGAACTGCTGGTCAAGGCAAGTGACCAGAACACCTTGAAACGACTGAAGCGGGGAGAAGAGTATCTCGTCCGTTTCTGCAATCCGGAGCGGCTGGTCATTGCCGACGCGATTGATGTACCGGACAAAGCGATGTCTGCCGTGGTAACCGGAGCTGAGTTGTTCTTCCCGCTTGCTGGCTTGATTGATCTCGAGCAGGAAGTGCAGCGCCTGGAAAAAGAGCTGGCAACGCTGAACGGGGAAGTAGAGCGGATTGAAAAGAAACTGGCCAACCAAGGCTTTATCGCCAAAGCGCCAGCCAAAGTAGTGGAAGAAGAAAAGGCCAAACTGGCCGACTATGCTGACAAGCGGGAGAAGGTTCTGGCGCGCCTGGCAGAACTAAAAGCGTAA
- a CDS encoding STAS domain-containing protein, whose translation MDYHVKEAEQQAIVYLQGELDMLVGERLGSLIREVGQRNQTILLDFREVTFVDSSGIGSMFFATKDLLNTGKRVEIVNIREEVLDILRVLGFTEALRIQVTPLES comes from the coding sequence ATGGACTACCACGTAAAAGAGGCAGAACAACAAGCGATTGTTTACCTACAAGGTGAACTAGACATGTTGGTTGGAGAAAGGCTGGGAAGTCTGATTCGCGAAGTAGGGCAGCGCAATCAGACGATCCTGTTGGACTTTCGCGAAGTGACGTTTGTCGATTCGTCCGGCATCGGCAGCATGTTTTTTGCAACCAAAGATTTGCTGAACACTGGCAAACGGGTGGAGATTGTTAACATCCGTGAAGAAGTGCTCGACATCCTGCGCGTGCTTGGTTTTACCGAGGCGCTTCGGATTCAGGTAACACCGCTCGAATCGTAA
- a CDS encoding ATP-binding protein: MAQKVIPPRRIRLVHLTTGKKVIAELRAVSRIALGVYISGQCPPGRYEIELDTDFRIIGSTVRKLSDTPYQVVDIEKVLRKQEVLDRLLLEEFHLWHLSHELEPSEVLADPSDLAEEQKQLIKQELDKLFILRQIHDIRMFIWKKGNYQPLGEFFLDSSCESDMNRLIERALASGEPIREQLLAQEMDRVFDVHVVPLQKKSCGIAMIDITDMVTTERKRQRQEWDLYKQVLSIVTENKLVLLQDVELYELIRQSDRQSTIYIEEAADLARVRQAIREVLEVCQLSPARLLHFIVAVNEAATNTITHGEAGRVDIYLSEKEQVCRIVVFDQGTGISLSDLPQVTLLPGYSTRASLGAGFQVMLSYADRVLLNSSPMGTKIVLELNTSQATAPKRER, encoded by the coding sequence ATGGCGCAAAAGGTAATCCCCCCCAGGCGGATCCGACTGGTTCACCTCACGACCGGAAAGAAGGTCATAGCGGAACTGCGAGCAGTCAGTCGAATAGCACTAGGCGTCTACATTAGTGGGCAGTGCCCGCCTGGCAGATACGAAATCGAACTGGATACAGACTTCCGAATTATCGGCAGCACCGTTAGAAAACTGAGTGATACCCCGTATCAAGTCGTTGATATCGAGAAAGTGCTGCGCAAGCAGGAAGTGCTGGATCGACTGTTGCTGGAGGAATTTCATCTCTGGCACTTGTCTCACGAGTTGGAACCGTCGGAGGTTTTAGCTGATCCAAGTGATCTGGCCGAGGAACAGAAGCAGTTGATCAAGCAGGAACTGGACAAGCTGTTTATTCTCAGGCAGATTCACGATATCCGGATGTTTATTTGGAAAAAAGGGAACTATCAACCGCTTGGAGAATTTTTTCTGGATAGCAGTTGTGAATCTGACATGAACCGACTGATCGAACGGGCTCTTGCCAGCGGAGAACCGATTCGTGAACAGTTGTTGGCGCAGGAGATGGACCGGGTATTTGACGTACATGTGGTACCACTCCAGAAAAAATCGTGCGGCATTGCCATGATCGACATCACTGATATGGTTACCACGGAGCGAAAGCGACAGCGGCAGGAATGGGATCTCTACAAACAAGTGTTATCGATTGTCACCGAGAACAAGCTGGTTTTGCTGCAAGATGTGGAACTGTACGAACTAATCAGGCAGAGTGACAGGCAATCTACCATTTATATCGAAGAAGCGGCCGATTTGGCTCGGGTACGACAGGCAATCCGCGAAGTGCTGGAAGTCTGCCAGCTTTCCCCGGCCAGGCTGCTTCACTTTATCGTTGCGGTCAATGAAGCCGCTACCAATACGATAACGCACGGTGAAGCAGGCAGGGTTGACATCTATCTCTCTGAAAAAGAGCAAGTTTGTCGGATCGTTGTTTTTGATCAGGGGACGGGCATATCGCTGTCCGACTTGCCGCAGGTAACGCTGTTGCCGGGTTATTCGACTCGGGCATCCCTTGGGGCTGGGTTTCAAGTGATGCTCAGCTATGCCGATCGGGTACTGTTAAACAGTTCACCCATGGGCACAAAAATCGTCCTGGAGCTGAATACCAGTCAAGCGACGGCCCCCAAGAGGGAGAGATAG